The following proteins are co-located in the bacterium genome:
- a CDS encoding exonuclease domain-containing protein, with product MRYDYYLVIDLEATCCDQGTIPFGRMEIIEIGAVMADAQSLQPVAEFGCFVQPVRNRLLTVFCTELTSITQADVDNAPGFSDVLDQLVRWSAEYRNHLFCSWGAYDRKQLKQDCSLHGLPYPFGKHMNLKQRFAERMELRKPEGMKAALRRVGLPLEGTHHRGIDDARNIARLLPFIVDTM from the coding sequence ATGCGATACGACTACTACCTTGTGATCGACCTCGAAGCCACCTGCTGCGACCAGGGCACCATTCCGTTCGGAAGGATGGAGATCATCGAGATTGGGGCCGTGATGGCCGACGCGCAGTCTCTTCAACCAGTCGCTGAGTTCGGTTGCTTCGTGCAACCGGTGCGAAACCGACTGCTGACCGTATTTTGCACGGAGTTGACGAGTATCACACAGGCGGACGTCGACAACGCGCCGGGGTTCTCCGATGTGCTAGATCAACTCGTTAGGTGGAGTGCAGAATACCGGAACCATCTCTTCTGTTCTTGGGGAGCGTACGATCGCAAGCAGTTGAAGCAAGACTGTTCTTTGCACGGTTTGCCGTACCCATTCGGCAAACACATGAATCTCAAGCAGCGATTTGCCGAGCGAATGGAGCTACGGAAGCCGGAGGGCATGAAAGCTGCCCTGCGGAGGGTGGGCTTGCCGCTTGAGGGCACGCACCACCGTGGCATAGACGACGCGAGGAACATTGCACGCCTGCTTCCTTTCATTGTGGACACGATGTAA